In a single window of the Cucurbita pepo subsp. pepo cultivar mu-cu-16 chromosome LG18, ASM280686v2, whole genome shotgun sequence genome:
- the LOC111780512 gene encoding nuclear transcription factor Y subunit C-3-like — protein sequence MDQHGHCQSPSMGAVGSGGQIAYGSSMYHPSQMTVGPTSGAQSTSQPSGAQLAQHQLAYQHIHQQQQQQLQQQLQAFWSNQYQEIERVIDFKNHSLPLARIKKIMKADEDVRMISAEAPVLFARACEMFILELTLRSWNHTEENKRRTLQKNDIAAAITRTDIFDFLVDIVPREDLKDEALTSIPRGSITVGGPGDALPYYMSSQHASQVGTPGMIMGKPVMDPGSYTQQSHPYMPPQMWQHGQDRTPTDQ from the coding sequence ATGGATCAGCACGGGCATTGCCAGTCTCCATCCATGGGAGCGGTAGGCAGCGGAGGTCAGATAGCGTATGGTAGCAGCATGTACCATCCCAGCCAAATGACTGTCGGCCCGACATCTGGAGCTCAGTCTACTAGTCAGCCAAGTGGAGCTCAGCTTGCTCAACATCAGCTTGCTTATCAGCATATCCaccagcagcagcaacaacagctTCAACAACAGCTCCAGGCTTTTTGGTCAAATCAATACCAAGAGATTGAGAGAGTAATAGACTTCAAGAACCATAGTCTTCCCTTAGCAAGGATCAAGAAGATCATGAAGGCTGACGAAGACGTGCGAATGATATCAGCCGAGGCACCTGTTTTATTCGCTAGAGCATGTGAAATGTTCATCCTAGAATTGACTTTACGGTCATGGAATCATACCGAAGAGAACAAGCGTAGGACACTGCAAAAGAATGACATTGCTGCAGCTATCACAAGAACTGATATCTTCGACTTTCTGGTTGATATCGTGCCAAGGGAGGATCTGAAAGATGAAGCACTCACGTCGATTCCAAGAGGCTCAATAACGGTCGGGGGCCCCGGAGATGCACTTCCTTACTATATGTCGTCTCAGCACGCATCTCAGGTTGGGACACCAGGAATGATTATGGGCAAGCCCGTGATGGACCCGGGTAGTTATACTCAACAATCACACCCTTACATGCCTCCACAAATGTGGCAGCACGGCCAAGATCGAACCCCGACCGATCAATAG